In Anaerostipes hadrus ATCC 29173 = JCM 17467, a single genomic region encodes these proteins:
- a CDS encoding Gfo/Idh/MocA family protein, whose amino-acid sequence MNFGIIGFGRIARKFVQAIEATDEGKIYAISSRSVSMDDPYLKEHPEVKVYKDYEELLNDPQVDAVYIALTHKFHKEWILRSLEHHIPVLSEKPLVLTSTDVDEIQEKVKKTNILCTEALKTKFNTGYDHLKEDLKKIGNIQTIYANFCSDSLGLPKTSFLFDKEQGGALNDIGSYVLGFILGIHEEEIDKIETERKDIEGINYYFKSKIYFKDGCIATAEGAINREMDRYAKIVGTKGEIMIPNYNRIIDYTIHWNDGTTEMKSYPFKGNDMTMQIQNFMEDVENGKVQSEKHCLEDTKKILEVSEMISA is encoded by the coding sequence ATGAATTTTGGAATTATAGGATTTGGCAGAATCGCCAGAAAGTTTGTACAGGCAATTGAGGCAACAGATGAAGGAAAGATTTATGCGATCAGCTCACGTTCAGTTTCCATGGATGATCCATATTTAAAGGAACATCCAGAAGTCAAAGTATATAAAGATTATGAAGAACTGCTAAATGATCCGCAGGTAGATGCAGTTTATATCGCACTCACACATAAATTTCATAAAGAATGGATCTTAAGATCATTGGAACACCATATCCCAGTATTAAGTGAGAAACCGTTAGTGTTAACATCCACAGATGTAGATGAGATTCAAGAAAAAGTAAAGAAAACAAATATATTATGTACGGAAGCATTAAAAACAAAATTTAACACAGGGTATGATCATCTAAAAGAAGATCTGAAGAAAATTGGAAACATTCAAACAATTTATGCAAATTTCTGCTCAGATTCATTAGGATTGCCTAAGACATCATTTTTGTTTGATAAAGAACAAGGTGGGGCATTGAATGATATTGGAAGCTATGTGCTTGGATTTATTTTAGGAATCCATGAAGAAGAAATTGATAAAATAGAAACTGAGAGAAAAGATATCGAAGGTATCAATTATTATTTCAAATCAAAGATTTATTTTAAAGATGGATGCATCGCAACCGCCGAAGGTGCAATCAATCGAGAAATGGATAGATATGCAAAAATCGTCGGAACTAAAGGAGAGATCATGATCCCAAATTATAACAGGATCATTGATTATACGATCCATTGGAATGACGGTACAACAGAGATGAAAAGTTATCCATTTAAAGGAAATGATATGACAATGCAGATACAGAATTTTATGGAAGATGTGGAAAATGGAAAGGTACAGAGTGAGAAACATTGTCTGGAGGATACAAAGAAGATTCTGGAAGTTAGTGAGATGATATCGGCATAG
- a CDS encoding RNA polymerase sigma factor translates to MLIEQKLIKRIKKKQDKEAANALISYYYKEVYAYVYRQTGNEELAKDLTQDIFIQILQKITIFDHKKASFRTWMYRIASNKICDHYRSKVHRLSLKQEQIDMTDENLELHSGNLGTAVRDLSELIIHKELIEDIMEIVSLYKQEWQEIFYMKCFEERTFQDISQTLNISENTVKSRFYKMIRQIKSEVDYQ, encoded by the coding sequence ATGCTAATAGAACAAAAGTTGATCAAAAGAATAAAGAAAAAACAAGATAAAGAAGCAGCCAACGCACTGATCTCATATTATTACAAAGAAGTCTATGCATATGTATACCGACAAACAGGAAATGAAGAACTTGCAAAAGATTTGACACAGGATATTTTTATACAGATCTTGCAAAAGATCACAATATTTGATCATAAAAAGGCTTCATTTCGGACATGGATGTATAGGATTGCATCGAATAAGATATGTGATCATTATCGAAGCAAGGTACATCGTTTGTCATTAAAGCAAGAACAGATTGATATGACAGATGAGAATCTGGAACTTCATAGTGGTAATTTAGGAACAGCGGTCAGGGACTTGTCCGAGTTGATCATCCATAAGGAGCTGATAGAGGACATTATGGAAATTGTTTCGCTATATAAGCAGGAGTGGCAGGAGATTTTTTATATGAAATGTTTTGAAGAAAGGACATTTCAGGACATATCGCAGACATTAAATATTTCCGAAAACACAGTGAAATCAAGATTTTATAAAATGATACGACAAATAAAAAGTGAGGTGGACTATCAGTAA
- a CDS encoding ABC transporter ATP-binding protein, whose amino-acid sequence MLTLSHIRKDYGKFTAVEDINLELENGLYAMLAPNGAGKTTLIKMITTLLYPTSGEILYDGMDIYKMGETYRDVIGYLPQHFGYYKNNTPTQYLDYLAALKGISKEAAREKIPELLELVGLSDVSNKKMKKFSGGMIQRVGIAQAMLNDPKILVLDEPTAGLDPKERVRFRNILSVLSKDRIVILSTHIVSDIESIANHVIMIKEKQLLKNDTVPNICKELEGKVFEKSINESKIQEFEQKRIILSMRQESEKMMVRYYSEEEDNNARPCTPNLEDVFLVTYREEK is encoded by the coding sequence ATGCTTACACTTTCGCATATTAGAAAAGATTATGGAAAATTCACAGCAGTGGAAGATATTAATCTGGAACTTGAAAATGGTTTATATGCCATGCTCGCACCAAATGGTGCAGGGAAAACGACATTGATCAAAATGATCACAACACTTTTGTATCCAACAAGTGGAGAGATTTTATACGATGGAATGGATATTTATAAAATGGGAGAAACATACCGGGATGTGATCGGTTATCTGCCACAGCATTTTGGATATTATAAAAATAATACACCAACACAGTATCTTGATTATCTTGCAGCGTTAAAAGGAATTTCCAAAGAAGCTGCAAGAGAAAAAATTCCAGAATTATTGGAGTTAGTAGGATTAAGCGATGTCTCCAATAAGAAAATGAAAAAATTCTCTGGTGGAATGATTCAGCGTGTAGGGATCGCACAGGCAATGTTAAATGATCCAAAAATTCTTGTATTAGATGAACCAACTGCAGGACTTGATCCAAAAGAGAGAGTAAGATTTCGAAATATATTATCTGTATTATCCAAGGATCGAATAGTGATCCTTTCAACACATATTGTGTCAGACATTGAATCCATTGCAAATCATGTCATTATGATCAAAGAAAAACAGTTATTAAAAAATGATACAGTTCCAAACATCTGCAAGGAGCTTGAGGGGAAGGTATTTGAGAAATCGATCAATGAATCCAAGATCCAAGAATTTGAACAAAAACGAATCATTTTATCCATGCGACAGGAATCAGAAAAAATGATGGTCCGATATTATAGTGAGGAAGAAGATAATAATGCAAGACCGTGTACACCAAACCTTGAAGATGTATTTTTAGTCACTTACAGGGAGGAAAAATAA
- a CDS encoding PucR family transcriptional regulator — MPLTLNELYTQTKHQYHLSMIAGETGIDHIMNWVYVSEDSSTHDFLKGGELIITTGINCQDEASLYDFIETMIKSHTCGMILNTGKYILSEDITDSIKALCDKHNYPLIEMPWDVHIYEITRDYYNRIFMDTQKDTSITDAFLSFIEEDSLHHYDALRILEDNHFEKEDCYEISLMKCNKKAISDDLKLRLLFLMESYIKLNDLDIHIAFYKNHFLFVFHDMEKELIYNEMSSLISTLKSSLKKMQIYAGIGSSVHTLREIRVSYQRSLAALVYAVNKGQEIARFEEMGFFRILHSVNDKNLLMAYHDEYLKNIEEYDEIHDTNYLETLHQYLLCNGSIQHVASNMFCHRNTITYRMRVIEDHWDLKLDDTVERFHLMTAFFIRDYLNL, encoded by the coding sequence ATGCCTCTTACATTAAATGAATTATATACACAAACCAAACATCAATACCATCTTTCCATGATCGCAGGTGAAACTGGGATCGATCATATCATGAACTGGGTTTATGTCTCTGAAGACAGTTCTACCCACGACTTTCTAAAGGGTGGAGAACTGATCATCACGACAGGAATCAACTGTCAGGATGAGGCTTCTCTTTATGATTTTATTGAAACGATGATCAAAAGCCATACTTGCGGGATGATCTTAAATACGGGAAAATATATTCTTTCCGAAGATATCACTGATTCTATTAAAGCATTGTGCGACAAACACAACTATCCATTGATCGAGATGCCTTGGGACGTTCATATTTATGAGATTACGAGGGATTATTATAACCGGATCTTTATGGACACACAGAAAGATACTTCGATCACAGATGCATTTTTATCTTTTATTGAAGAAGATTCTCTGCATCATTATGATGCTTTGCGGATTCTTGAAGATAATCATTTTGAGAAAGAAGATTGTTATGAGATTTCTTTAATGAAATGTAATAAGAAAGCGATCTCTGATGATCTTAAATTGCGTCTGCTGTTTTTGATGGAAAGTTATATCAAACTAAACGATCTGGATATTCATATTGCTTTTTATAAAAATCATTTTTTGTTTGTTTTTCATGACATGGAAAAAGAATTGATTTATAACGAAATGTCTTCTTTGATCTCTACACTGAAAAGTTCATTAAAAAAAATGCAGATTTATGCAGGAATTGGAAGTTCTGTCCACACGCTTCGTGAGATTCGTGTAAGTTATCAACGTTCTCTGGCTGCTCTTGTTTATGCTGTGAATAAAGGACAGGAAATTGCCCGGTTTGAGGAGATGGGATTCTTTCGAATTCTTCATTCTGTGAATGATAAAAATCTTTTGATGGCTTATCATGATGAGTATTTGAAGAATATTGAAGAGTATGATGAGATTCATGATACAAATTATCTGGAGACGTTGCATCAGTATCTGCTTTGTAATGGGAGTATCCAGCATGTGGCTTCGAATATGTTTTGTCATCGAAATACGATTACTTATCGGATGCGGGTGATCGAGGATCATTGGGATTTGAAATTGGATGATACGGTAGAGAGGTTTCATTTGATGACGGCGTTTTTTATCCGGGATTATTTGAATTTGTAG
- a CDS encoding AtpZ/AtpI family protein, whose protein sequence is MHKYGPVIKMLSLVTQIGITMLTSVFLCMAIGMWIDKHFSTNLFLLFLILGIMGGIRGVYSLIHNILKQEDMEDKDER, encoded by the coding sequence ATGCATAAGTATGGACCAGTGATCAAGATGTTGTCATTGGTGACTCAGATAGGAATTACGATGTTGACTTCTGTTTTTTTATGCATGGCGATCGGAATGTGGATTGATAAACATTTTTCCACAAATCTATTTCTTCTTTTTCTGATTCTTGGTATTATGGGAGGAATCAGAGGAGTATATTCTCTGATTCACAATATACTAAAACAGGAAGATATGGAGGATAAAGATGAGAGATAA
- a CDS encoding ATP synthase subunit I, producing the protein MRDKLRQLDETYLDLVIGILLCGVLSAILGMIITRGDLRYLIGAIVGTIFALVMITTMMVSIQKSVQMDTHQASRNMIKSALIRYVATLVILYVMIKLSMSAFIAALVGFLSSKFAAFLQKPIHEHITRRVLQE; encoded by the coding sequence ATGAGAGATAAATTAAGACAGCTAGACGAGACATACCTAGATCTTGTGATCGGAATTCTTTTGTGCGGAGTGTTATCTGCGATTTTGGGTATGATAATAACCAGAGGTGATCTAAGATATCTGATCGGAGCTATTGTGGGAACGATCTTTGCTCTCGTGATGATCACAACGATGATGGTAAGCATCCAGAAGTCTGTACAGATGGATACTCATCAGGCAAGCCGGAATATGATCAAGAGTGCGTTGATAAGATATGTAGCAACATTGGTTATTTTATATGTGATGATCAAACTTAGTATGAGTGCTTTTATTGCTGCATTGGTTGGATTCTTAAGCAGTAAGTTTGCAGCATTTTTACAAAAACCGATTCACGAGCATATCACGCGCAGAGTTTTACAAGAATAA
- the atpB gene encoding F0F1 ATP synthase subunit A, translating to MGIMNAPMMLAASSGDDVDFMVHGLIPLKFFGHKVWITTTHVTTLIVMVFIIVLALIARHAVLHGDEKPSGLQNFVEMIVEMLDNLVKGSMGRHWRPFVNYIGTIMVFIFFANTSGLFGLRPPTADYGTTLALALITFVLIQYSAFKTSKLHVFTDLFKPIPILFPINLIGEFATPLSMSLRLFGNIMAGTIMMALWYGLLPWLAQLGIPAFLHMYFDLFSGAIQTFVFAMLTMTFITDKREA from the coding sequence ATGGGAATTATGAATGCCCCCATGATGTTGGCAGCATCATCCGGTGATGACGTTGACTTTATGGTGCATGGGCTGATCCCGCTGAAGTTTTTCGGGCATAAGGTCTGGATCACGACAACGCATGTGACGACGCTGATCGTTATGGTGTTTATCATCGTATTAGCATTGATCGCAAGACATGCAGTTCTTCACGGTGATGAGAAGCCGTCAGGACTTCAGAATTTTGTGGAGATGATCGTTGAGATGCTTGATAATCTGGTAAAGGGAAGCATGGGAAGACATTGGCGTCCATTTGTAAATTACATTGGAACGATCATGGTCTTTATCTTTTTTGCAAATACATCTGGATTATTTGGCCTAAGACCACCGACAGCGGATTATGGAACAACGCTTGCGTTAGCGTTGATCACGTTTGTACTGATTCAGTACAGTGCATTTAAGACGAGTAAATTGCATGTATTTACAGATCTTTTCAAACCGATTCCAATCTTATTTCCAATTAACCTGATCGGAGAGTTTGCGACACCGCTTTCCATGTCTCTTCGTTTGTTTGGAAATATTATGGCGGGTACGATCATGATGGCATTGTGGTACGGATTGCTGCCATGGCTTGCGCAGCTAGGTATTCCAGCATTCTTGCATATGTACTTTGATCTGTTTTCAGGAGCGATCCAGACATTTGTATTTGCGATGCTGACAATGACATTTATCACAGATAAGCGGGAAGCTTAA
- the atpE gene encoding ATP synthase F0 subunit C yields the protein MNISSEAFVLGCSAIGAGLALIAGIGPGVGQGYAAGQGAAAVGRNPGAKGDITSTMLLGQAVAETTGLYGLVIGLILLYANPLFAKL from the coding sequence ATGAATATTTCAAGTGAAGCATTTGTATTAGGGTGTTCTGCGATCGGAGCAGGACTTGCACTGATCGCAGGTATCGGACCTGGTGTTGGACAGGGATACGCAGCAGGACAGGGTGCAGCAGCAGTAGGACGTAATCCAGGAGCGAAAGGTGATATCACATCTACCATGCTTCTTGGACAGGCGGTAGCAGAGACAACAGGTCTTTATGGTCTGGTTATTGGTTTGATCTTATTATATGCAAATCCACTGTTTGCAAAACTTTAA
- the atpF gene encoding F0F1 ATP synthase subunit B, whose product MDGRIFGLDIQLGFDVIMQGIAVFIMFALLSYILFEPVRKILEDRKNRIADEIDQAAADQAEAAKLKAEYDHKLKNVEKEADALMAQARKKALKREEEIVAGAKEEAARIIESANHEAELARINAQDQMKQEMVKMAVLMAGKFIQNQMDEKDQNAFVDQTLQEMGDKTWLQE is encoded by the coding sequence GTGGACGGAAGAATATTTGGATTAGATATTCAGCTTGGCTTTGATGTGATTATGCAAGGAATCGCAGTGTTCATCATGTTTGCACTGCTTTCCTATATTCTGTTTGAACCGGTTCGCAAGATCTTAGAAGACCGTAAGAACAGAATTGCAGATGAGATCGATCAGGCAGCAGCCGATCAGGCAGAAGCTGCAAAGTTAAAAGCCGAATACGATCATAAACTAAAAAATGTTGAAAAAGAAGCAGATGCCTTAATGGCACAGGCCAGAAAGAAAGCACTGAAGAGAGAGGAAGAGATTGTTGCAGGAGCGAAAGAAGAAGCTGCAAGGATCATAGAAAGTGCGAATCATGAGGCAGAGCTTGCAAGAATCAATGCACAGGATCAGATGAAGCAGGAGATGGTCAAGATGGCAGTCTTAATGGCTGGAAAATTCATCCAGAACCAGATGGATGAGAAAGACCAGAATGCTTTCGTTGATCAGACCTTACAGGAAATGGGTGATAAGACATGGCTTCAAGAGTAG
- the atpH gene encoding ATP synthase F1 subunit delta: MASRVDKIYGDAYISVKTDEDDLLEALEEAKAVKEILDSNTDFVNFLNHPQITKEEKMEAAKNVFDGRVSDDMTGFLMIIIKKGRFKEFDGIFTYIISNIKRQLGIGALHVTSAMPLSQEQKDKILKKVIASSEYQKLEVTYETDKDIIGGLILRMDDRIVDNSIRTKLDSMGRYLSQIQL, from the coding sequence ATGGCTTCAAGAGTAGATAAGATTTACGGGGATGCCTATATTTCTGTGAAAACAGATGAGGACGATCTTTTAGAAGCTTTGGAAGAGGCGAAAGCTGTCAAAGAAATCTTAGATTCCAACACAGATTTCGTGAATTTCCTAAATCATCCCCAGATCACAAAAGAAGAGAAGATGGAGGCAGCAAAGAACGTTTTTGATGGCCGGGTTTCTGATGATATGACAGGATTTTTGATGATCATCATCAAGAAAGGACGTTTTAAAGAATTTGATGGAATCTTTACTTACATCATTTCGAATATCAAACGTCAGTTAGGAATCGGAGCCCTACATGTAACGTCAGCAATGCCGCTGTCACAAGAACAAAAAGACAAGATCTTAAAGAAAGTCATTGCTTCTTCAGAATATCAGAAGTTAGAGGTGACTTATGAGACAGATAAAGACATCATCGGTGGATTGATCCTTCGTATGGATGATCGGATTGTGGATAATTCCATTCGTACAAAGCTTGATTCGATGGGAAGATATCTGTCACAAATACAACTATAG
- the atpA gene encoding F0F1 ATP synthase subunit alpha encodes MNLRPEEISSVIKEQIKQYSTKLETSDIGTVIQVADGIARIHGLEKAMQGELLEFPGEVYGMVLNLEEDNVGAVLLGDRKNINEGDIVKTTGRVVEVPVGDQLTGRVVNSLGQPIDNKGPIETDKYRPIERVASGVISRKSVDTPIQTGIKAIDAMVPIGRGQRELIIGDRQTGKTAIAIDTIINQKGQGVHCIYVAIGQKASTVANIVKTLEEFGAMDYTTIVASTASELAPLQYIAPYAGCAIGEEWMERGEDVLVVYDDLSKHATAYRTLSLLLRRPPGREAYPGDVFYLHSRLLERAARLSDELGGGSLTALPIIETQAGDVSAYIPTNVISITDGQIYLETEMFNAGFRPAINAGLSVSRVGGSAQIKAMKKIAGPIRTDLAQYRELAAFAQFGSELDDDTKERLDQGERIREILKQPQYQPLPVEKQVAIIYAAVKKHLLDLPVDQILDFQKELFELIDTKYPEIFTSIAETKVMDDATEEKLIKAINEAKESFRK; translated from the coding sequence ATGAATTTAAGACCAGAAGAGATCAGTTCTGTGATCAAAGAACAGATCAAACAATATTCAACAAAGCTTGAAACCTCTGATATTGGAACGGTAATACAGGTTGCCGATGGAATCGCCAGAATCCATGGATTAGAGAAAGCGATGCAGGGAGAACTGCTCGAATTTCCGGGGGAAGTTTATGGAATGGTATTAAACTTAGAAGAGGACAACGTAGGTGCAGTTCTCTTAGGTGACCGAAAGAATATTAACGAAGGCGATATTGTCAAGACAACGGGCCGCGTGGTAGAAGTGCCAGTTGGAGATCAACTGACAGGACGTGTCGTAAACTCCTTAGGACAGCCAATTGACAATAAAGGTCCAATCGAGACAGATAAATATCGTCCAATTGAAAGAGTTGCGTCAGGAGTAATCTCAAGAAAATCCGTAGATACTCCGATCCAGACAGGAATCAAAGCGATCGATGCGATGGTACCGATCGGAAGAGGACAGCGTGAGCTGATCATCGGAGACCGTCAGACAGGTAAGACAGCGATCGCGATCGATACGATCATTAATCAGAAAGGACAGGGGGTTCACTGTATTTATGTGGCAATCGGCCAGAAAGCATCCACAGTTGCTAATATCGTTAAGACATTAGAAGAGTTTGGTGCGATGGATTATACAACGATCGTAGCATCCACAGCCAGTGAATTAGCACCGCTTCAGTATATCGCACCATACGCAGGATGTGCGATCGGTGAAGAATGGATGGAAAGAGGAGAAGACGTATTAGTTGTATATGACGATTTAAGCAAACATGCAACTGCATACCGTACACTTTCCTTACTTCTTCGTAGACCACCTGGACGTGAAGCTTATCCTGGAGATGTATTCTATTTACATTCAAGACTTTTAGAGCGTGCAGCCAGATTATCTGATGAATTAGGTGGGGGATCATTAACAGCCCTTCCGATCATCGAGACACAGGCAGGTGATGTATCTGCATACATCCCAACTAACGTTATTTCCATCACAGATGGACAGATCTATCTGGAAACAGAGATGTTTAATGCAGGTTTCAGACCAGCGATCAATGCCGGACTTTCTGTATCACGAGTTGGAGGATCTGCACAGATCAAGGCAATGAAGAAGATCGCAGGACCAATCCGTACAGACCTTGCACAGTATCGAGAACTGGCAGCATTTGCCCAGTTTGGATCAGAGCTTGACGATGATACAAAAGAACGATTAGATCAGGGTGAGAGAATCAGAGAGATCTTAAAACAGCCACAGTATCAGCCATTACCAGTTGAGAAACAGGTTGCGATCATTTATGCAGCAGTCAAGAAACATCTCTTAGACCTGCCAGTAGATCAGATCCTTGATTTCCAGAAAGAATTATTTGAACTGATTGATACAAAATATCCAGAAATCTTTACAAGCATTGCCGAGACGAAAGTCATGGATGATGCGACAGAAGAGAAACTGATCAAAGCGATCAATGAAGCAAAAGAATCATTTAGAAAGTAA
- the atpG gene encoding ATP synthase F1 subunit gamma, with the protein MASIIDIKRRKASVESTGQITKAMKLVSTVKLQRAKQRADESKAYFNKMYETISSILAKAGNINHPYLQENGSTKKGIITISSNRGLAGGYNNNIVKLIRDSGMNKEDIMIYAVGHKAMDTLKHREYEIVSDDSEMINEPVYDDARILGEKLLKAFEDGEIGEIYLAYTDFKNTVVHEPKLVKLLPIENDQQANEEKSESKAPMNFEPEPEEALSLLIPKYICSMIYGALVTSVASENGARMQAMDSATSNAEEMISNLELAYNRARQGAITQELTEIISGAEALK; encoded by the coding sequence ATGGCATCGATAATTGATATTAAAAGACGAAAAGCCAGCGTCGAAAGTACCGGACAGATCACAAAAGCGATGAAACTTGTATCCACGGTAAAGTTACAGAGAGCCAAGCAGCGTGCAGATGAGTCAAAAGCATACTTTAATAAGATGTATGAGACGATCAGCTCGATTCTTGCCAAAGCAGGTAATATCAATCATCCGTATTTACAGGAAAATGGTTCCACAAAGAAAGGGATCATTACCATTTCATCCAACCGTGGATTAGCAGGAGGATATAATAACAATATTGTGAAACTGATCCGGGACAGCGGTATGAACAAAGAAGATATCATGATCTATGCGGTAGGACATAAAGCGATGGATACATTAAAACATCGTGAGTATGAGATTGTTTCTGATGATTCAGAGATGATCAACGAGCCAGTCTATGATGATGCCAGAATCTTAGGAGAGAAGCTTCTAAAAGCTTTTGAAGATGGAGAGATCGGTGAGATCTATCTGGCATACACCGACTTTAAGAATACCGTGGTTCATGAACCAAAACTTGTAAAATTACTCCCAATTGAGAATGATCAGCAGGCAAATGAAGAGAAATCTGAAAGCAAGGCTCCAATGAACTTTGAGCCAGAGCCGGAAGAAGCACTTTCTTTATTAATTCCAAAGTATATCTGCAGCATGATCTATGGAGCCTTAGTTACATCTGTAGCAAGTGAAAATGGAGCCAGAATGCAGGCAATGGATTCTGCGACAAGTAATGCAGAAGAGATGATCTCAAACTTAGAACTTGCATACAACCGAGCAAGACAGGGAGCGATCACACAAGAATTAACAGAGATCATTTCAGGAGCAGAAGCCCTGAAGTGA
- the atpD gene encoding F0F1 ATP synthase subunit beta: MADNRTGKITQVIGAVLDIKFGSDNLPEINDAINIQTKDGGKLVVEVAQHLGDDTVRCIAMGPTDGLVRGMEAQATGGPISVPVGEATLGRIFNVLGDPIDNKPAPEGANRLPIHRKAPEFSEQSTETEVLETGIKVVDLLCPYQKGGKIGLFGGAGVGKTVLIQELIRNIATEHGGYSVFTGVGERTREGNDLYTEMSESGVIDKTAMVFGQMNEPPGARMRVGLTGLTIAEDFRDRGGKDVLLFIDNIFRFTQAGSEVSALLGRVPSAVGYQPTLQTEMGALQERITSTKNGSITSVQAVYVPADDLTDPAPATTFAHLDATTVLSRAISEMGIYPAVDPLESTSRILDPKVVGEEHYKVARGVQEILQKYKELQDIIAILGMDELSEDEKLVVDRARKVQRFLSQPFFVAEQFTGKPGQYVSLSDTIQGFKEILEGKHDEIPEGMFLNAGTIEEVVERFAARNK, encoded by the coding sequence ATGGCAGATAATCGTACAGGAAAGATCACACAGGTCATCGGTGCGGTTCTGGATATCAAGTTTGGCAGTGATAACCTGCCAGAGATCAATGATGCGATCAATATTCAGACAAAAGACGGCGGGAAATTAGTCGTTGAAGTTGCACAGCACCTGGGTGATGACACCGTAAGATGTATCGCAATGGGACCAACCGACGGATTAGTCCGTGGAATGGAAGCACAGGCTACAGGCGGACCAATCTCCGTTCCTGTAGGAGAGGCAACCTTAGGACGAATCTTTAACGTGCTGGGAGATCCTATTGATAATAAACCGGCACCAGAAGGAGCCAACCGCTTACCAATCCACAGAAAAGCACCGGAATTTTCAGAACAATCTACAGAGACAGAAGTTCTGGAAACAGGAATCAAAGTCGTTGACCTTCTCTGCCCATACCAGAAGGGTGGAAAGATCGGTCTGTTCGGTGGTGCGGGAGTAGGAAAAACCGTACTGATCCAGGAGCTGATCCGAAATATCGCAACAGAGCATGGTGGATATTCCGTATTCACTGGTGTAGGAGAACGTACTCGTGAAGGAAATGATCTATACACAGAGATGAGTGAATCAGGCGTTATCGACAAGACCGCCATGGTCTTTGGACAGATGAACGAACCACCTGGAGCCCGTATGAGAGTTGGTCTTACCGGGCTTACAATTGCAGAAGATTTCCGTGATCGTGGAGGAAAAGACGTCTTATTATTCATCGACAACATTTTCCGTTTCACACAGGCAGGATCTGAGGTATCTGCCTTACTTGGACGAGTGCCAAGTGCGGTAGGTTACCAGCCAACACTGCAGACAGAGATGGGTGCCTTACAGGAACGTATCACATCCACAAAGAATGGATCGATCACATCCGTACAGGCAGTCTATGTGCCAGCCGATGACTTAACTGACCCGGCACCAGCAACAACGTTTGCCCATCTGGATGCAACAACTGTATTATCACGTGCGATCTCAGAGATGGGAATCTATCCGGCGGTAGATCCATTGGAATCAACATCCAGAATTCTCGATCCAAAAGTCGTTGGAGAAGAACATTACAAAGTAGCTCGTGGTGTTCAGGAGATTCTGCAAAAATACAAAGAATTACAGGATATCATTGCAATCTTAGGTATGGATGAACTTTCCGAAGACGAGAAACTGGTCGTAGACCGCGCAAGAAAGGTACAGAGATTCTTATCTCAGCCATTCTTCGTAGCTGAACAGTTTACAGGAAAACCAGGACAGTATGTATCCTTAAGTGATACGATCCAGGGATTCAAAGAAATCTTAGAAGGAAAACACGATGAGATTCCAGAAGGAATGTTCTTGAATGCAGGAACCATCGAAGAAGTTGTAGAACGTTTTGCAGCAAGAAATAAGTAG